The following coding sequences lie in one Mucilaginibacter sp. KACC 22773 genomic window:
- a CDS encoding endonuclease V, whose protein sequence is MILALDVHYKAAGAKAVGVLFNWEDAFPEEVIIEYINDVDDYIPGEFYKRELPCLLKIIEQISLNDIDAIVIDGYVYIDNDMNFGLGGRLWEALEKRVPVIGVAKTSFFKNKDTVRELKRGISNSPLYISSIGLDLDFCVSFIRSMKGDYRMPDILTFLDKRTKED, encoded by the coding sequence ATGATTTTAGCATTAGATGTACATTATAAAGCAGCAGGGGCCAAAGCTGTTGGCGTTTTGTTTAATTGGGAAGATGCTTTTCCTGAAGAGGTAATCATCGAGTATATAAACGACGTAGATGACTATATACCCGGCGAATTTTATAAACGGGAACTTCCCTGCCTCCTGAAAATTATTGAACAAATAAGTTTGAACGATATCGACGCTATTGTAATTGATGGCTACGTTTATATTGACAACGACATGAATTTTGGTTTGGGCGGCCGGCTTTGGGAAGCTTTAGAAAAACGAGTTCCGGTTATAGGTGTTGCAAAAACATCTTTCTTTAAAAATAAAGATACCGTGAGGGAATTGAAACGGGGAATTAGCAACAGCCCCTTATATATCTCATCCATTGGCTTGGACTTAGATTTCTGCGTGAGTTTTATCAGAAGTATGAAAGGCGATTATAGGATGCCGGATATTTTAACTTTTTTAGATAAGAGGACAAAGGAGGATTGA
- the odhB gene encoding 2-oxoglutarate dehydrogenase complex dihydrolipoyllysine-residue succinyltransferase, with product MSLAIKVPTVGESITEVTLASWKKKDGDHVEMDEVIAELESDKATFELTAERAGTLQIVAKEGDTLAIGALVANIEEGEGAAAPVAQPQPEVVANAPAPAPVAAAAPVAAPAPATGGGSLEIKVPTVGESITEVTLSRWMKKDGDAVEMDEAIAELESDKATFELTAEKAGVLKTIAKEGDVLPIGAVVCTIEGTGAAAPAAVSPAVVSATDESPRGGAPVSAAGAVTYASGTPSPAAAKILAEKGVDPKAVSGTGVDGRITKGDALGAQAASPKPAAPATPTTAPAPQTSEPATQNSRSEKREKMTSLRKTVAKRLVAVKNETAMLTTFNEVDMQPIMELRSKYKDKFKEKHGVGLGFMSFFTKAVTEALKDWPAVNARIEGEEIVYSNYADVSIAVSAPKGLVVPVIRNADSMSLAEIEKAIVVLAGKARENKLTIPEMTGGTFTITNGGVFGSMMSTPILNSPQSAILGMHNIIERPVAVNGQVVIRPMMYLALSYDHRIIDGRESVSFLVRVKQLLEDPARLLLGV from the coding sequence ATGAGTTTAGCGATCAAAGTACCTACCGTAGGTGAATCAATAACAGAAGTAACCCTGGCAAGCTGGAAAAAAAAGGATGGCGATCACGTGGAAATGGATGAGGTTATTGCCGAGTTAGAATCGGACAAGGCCACTTTTGAACTTACTGCCGAGCGCGCAGGTACTTTACAAATTGTTGCCAAAGAGGGCGATACTTTAGCCATTGGCGCATTGGTTGCCAATATTGAAGAGGGCGAAGGCGCTGCTGCTCCTGTAGCACAACCACAGCCCGAAGTTGTTGCTAACGCACCCGCGCCGGCCCCTGTTGCCGCTGCCGCGCCTGTTGCTGCTCCGGCACCTGCTACAGGTGGTGGCTCTTTAGAAATTAAAGTGCCAACCGTAGGCGAATCAATCACCGAGGTTACGTTATCCCGCTGGATGAAAAAAGATGGTGATGCCGTTGAAATGGACGAAGCCATTGCCGAACTGGAATCAGATAAAGCCACATTTGAATTGACTGCCGAAAAAGCAGGCGTATTAAAAACCATAGCCAAAGAAGGCGACGTATTGCCAATTGGCGCTGTAGTTTGCACCATTGAAGGCACAGGTGCCGCAGCCCCTGCAGCGGTTAGCCCTGCGGTAGTAAGCGCAACCGACGAATCGCCCCGTGGCGGTGCGCCGGTATCAGCCGCCGGTGCCGTTACTTACGCGTCTGGCACCCCATCGCCTGCGGCTGCTAAAATATTAGCCGAAAAAGGCGTTGACCCTAAAGCCGTATCAGGTACAGGTGTCGATGGCCGTATTACCAAAGGCGATGCATTGGGTGCACAAGCTGCAAGCCCAAAACCAGCAGCCCCGGCTACCCCGACCACAGCCCCCGCACCTCAGACCTCAGAACCCGCAACTCAAAACTCAAGAAGCGAGAAGCGAGAGAAAATGACCTCGTTACGTAAAACTGTTGCCAAGCGTTTGGTAGCTGTTAAAAACGAAACGGCTATGCTGACTACCTTTAACGAGGTAGATATGCAGCCTATTATGGAGCTGCGCAGCAAATACAAAGATAAATTTAAAGAAAAACATGGCGTTGGCTTAGGCTTTATGTCGTTTTTTACCAAGGCAGTTACCGAGGCGTTGAAAGACTGGCCGGCTGTAAATGCCCGTATTGAAGGCGAAGAAATTGTATATAGCAACTATGCCGATGTTTCTATCGCGGTATCGGCCCCTAAAGGGCTGGTTGTTCCGGTGATCCGTAACGCGGATAGCATGAGCCTGGCCGAAATTGAAAAGGCCATTGTTGTATTGGCCGGTAAAGCCCGCGAAAACAAACTCACCATTCCCGAAATGACTGGTGGCACCTTCACCATCACCAACGGCGGTGTGTTTGGATCGATGATGTCGACACCGATATTAAACTCGCCACAATCGGCCATCCTGGGTATGCACAATATTATTGAGCGCCCCGTTGCCGTAAATGGGCAGGTGGTTATCCGCCCCATGATGTATCTGGCCCTGTCATATGATCACCGCATCATCGACGGCCGCGAATCGGTAAGCTTCCTGGTGCGCGTAAAACAACTGCTGGAAGATCCTGCAAGGTTATTGTTAGGGGTATAA